ACGAAAATGCGGGAGCGCGCCTCGCAGGATTCGCCGCCGGACGTGAAGATCGCCCACAGCGAGCCCTGTACGGCGGCGTCGAAGTCGGCGTCGGCAAAGACGATGTTCGGCGACTTGCCGCCGAGCTCCAGGGACACCCGCTTGATGCCGTCCGCGGCGAGCTTCATGATCTCCCGGCCGGTGGCCGTCTCGCCGGTGAAGGCGACCTTGTCGACGCCGGGGTGCGCGGCGAGGTAGGCGCCGATCGTCGACCCCGGACCCGTGACGATGTTCACCACGCCGTCGGGGATGCCGGCTTCCTGGATCAGCTCGCCGAGGCGTAGGGCGGTGAGCGGCGTGGCGCTCGCGGGTTTCAACACGACGGTGCAGCCGGCGGCGAGCGCCGGCGCGAGCTTCCAGGCGGTCATCATCAGCGGGTAGTTCCACGGCACGATCTGCGCGCAGACCCCGACGGGCTCCCGCAGCGTGTAGTGCAGGAGGTACGGCGCGGCCGGCGTGGTGTGGCCGAAGATCTTGTCCGCCGCGCCAGCGAAGTACTCGAAGTCCTCGATCGCCTGGTTGACCTCTCCCTGCACCCCGGTGATCGCCTTGCCATCGTTCTGCACTTCGAGCTTGACGAGCTCGTCGAAGTGGTCGCGCATCAGCTGGGCGAGCTTCCACAGCGCCCGCGCGCGGGCCGACGGCCGCGCGCTCCACTTGCCCTCGAACGCCGCGCGCGCCGCGGCGACGGCGCGGTCGACGTCCTCCTGCGTGGCCTGCGCGACATGGGCGATCGTCTCGCCGGTGGCCGGGTTGAAGGTGGGAAACGTCTCGCCGCCCGAGCCCTCCGCCCACTGCCCGCCGATCCACATCTTCTTGACGTCCATCCTGCGACCCCCTTGTCAGTCGAGCCGTTCGAAGACGGCCGCGATCCCCTGGCCGACGCCGATGCACATGGTGGCGAGCCCGTAACGGCCGCCGCGCCGGCGCAGCTCGTGCAGGAGCGTGGCGACGATGCGCGCGCCGCTGGCGCCCAGCGGGTGGCCGATGGCGATCGCGCCGCCGTTCGGATTGACCCGGTCCGCGTCGCGGCCGAGCGGGTCGAGCCCGAGTTCCCACAGGCAGGCGAGCGACTGCGCGGCGAAGGCTTCGTTGATCTCGATGACGTCGATCCGGTCGAGCTCCAGGCCGGCGCGGGCGAGCGCCTTGCGCGTGGCCGGCACCGGCCCCATGCCCATGTAGTCCGGGTTCACGCCCGCCACGGCCGCGGCGACGAGGCGCGCCATGGGCTTCAAGCCGAGGGCCCGCGCCCGTTCGGCGCTCATGAGGACGGCGGCCGCGGCGCCGTCGTTGATGCCTGAACTGTTGCCCGCCGTGACGGTGCCGCCCTCGCGGAACGCCGGCGGGAGCTTGGCGAGTTTCTCCAGCGTGGTGTCCGGGCGCGGGTGCTCGTCCGTGTCGACGACGACCGTCTCGCCCTCGCGCTTCGGCACCTCGACGGGGACGAGCTCGTCGCGGAAGCGACGCGCGTCATGCGCGACCTTCCACTTCTGCTGGCTGAGCCAGGCGAAGCGGTCCTGGTCCTCCCGCGAGACGCCGTACTTCTCCGCGACGTTCTCCGCCGTCTCGCCCATGCTGTAGAAGGGGTACGGGAACCGGGGGTTCGTCATGCGCCAGCCGAGGGTGGTGTCGTACATTACGCGGTCCCCGCGCGCGTAGGCTTCGTCCGGCTTGGGCAGCACGAGGGGCGCGCGCGTCATGCTCTCCACGCCACCGGCAAGGAAGACGTCCCCTTCTCCCGCGCGGATGGCGCGGCCGGCCTGCACGATGGCCTCCAATCCGGAGCCGCAGAGGCGGTTGACGGTGCAGCCCGCCACCGTCTCCGGAAACCCGGCGAGCAGCACCGCCATGCGCGCCACGTTGCGGTTGTCCTCGCCCGCCTGGTTGGCGCAGCCCATGTAGACGTCTTCAATCAGGGCGGGGTCGAGGCCGGTCCGCTGGACGGCCGCCTTGAGAACGAGGGCCGCCAGGTCGTCGGGGCGCACGTCCGCGAGCGCGCCACGGTGGCGCCCGACCGGCGTGCGGACCGCGTCGACGACAACGACGTCCGGAGCGCTCATCGCCGTTCGAACCTCGGCGCCCGCTTCTCGACGAACGCCGCCATGCCCTCGTGATGGTCGCGGCTGCGGCCGGCGGCCTCCTGAAGCTGCGCCTCGTACTCCAGGGCTTCCTCAAGCGTGTGCGTCGCGCCGTACTCCATCGCCCGCTTGATGAGGCCGATGCTGTAGGGTCCGCGCGCGAGCTGCGCGGCCCACGCGCGCGCCTGCTCCATGAGTTCCTCCTGCGGCACGACGCGGTGGAAGACGCCGAGCTGCAGCGCCTCCTCCGCCGTGATGCGCCGGCCCGTGAGGGCCCACTCCATGGCGCGGGAGAAGCCGACCATGCGCGTCAGGAAGTACGTCGCGCCCGAGTCCGGCACGAGGCCGACGTTCACGAACGCCTCGACCAGCGACGCCTGCTCCGAGGCGATGCGCAGGTCCGCGGCCAGCGCCAGGCTGGCGCCGGCGCCTGCGGCCACGCCGTTGACGGCGGCCAGCACCGGCTTGGGCAGCGACTTCAGCGCGAGAATGATCGGGTTGTACCGCCGGCGAAGGACGTCGCCCAGGTTGGCCCTGCCCTGCTCCACGGCTTCCAGCTGGCCCTTCAGGTCCTCCCCGGCGCAGAAGGCGCGTCCCGCGCCGGTGAGGAGCACCGCCCCGACCGATTCGTCCTTGCCCGCCTGGCGGATGCGGTCCAGAAGCGCGAAGCCGAGCTCGTCGTTGACGGCGTTCAGGACCTCCGGCCGGTTCAAGGTGATGACGGCGACGCCGTCTTCCACCTGGTAGAGGACCGTGTCCGACATACCGTTCCCCTTTCTACCGGCCGCGGAACTGCGGCGGCCGTTTTTCCATGAAGGCGCGCATGCCCTCTTTCTGGTCTTCCGTCGCGAAGAGGAGGT
The DNA window shown above is from Clostridia bacterium and carries:
- a CDS encoding enoyl-CoA hydratase/isomerase family protein, with the translated sequence MSDTVLYQVEDGVAVITLNRPEVLNAVNDELGFALLDRIRQAGKDESVGAVLLTGAGRAFCAGEDLKGQLEAVEQGRANLGDVLRRRYNPIILALKSLPKPVLAAVNGVAAGAGASLALAADLRIASEQASLVEAFVNVGLVPDSGATYFLTRMVGFSRAMEWALTGRRITAEEALQLGVFHRVVPQEELMEQARAWAAQLARGPYSIGLIKRAMEYGATHTLEEALEYEAQLQEAAGRSRDHHEGMAAFVEKRAPRFERR
- a CDS encoding aldehyde dehydrogenase family protein produces the protein MDVKKMWIGGQWAEGSGGETFPTFNPATGETIAHVAQATQEDVDRAVAAARAAFEGKWSARPSARARALWKLAQLMRDHFDELVKLEVQNDGKAITGVQGEVNQAIEDFEYFAGAADKIFGHTTPAAPYLLHYTLREPVGVCAQIVPWNYPLMMTAWKLAPALAAGCTVVLKPASATPLTALRLGELIQEAGIPDGVVNIVTGPGSTIGAYLAAHPGVDKVAFTGETATGREIMKLAADGIKRVSLELGGKSPNIVFADADFDAAVQGSLWAIFTSGGESCEARSRIFVEKSRYDAFVAAFTEKAAKLKVGDPMNPETHIGALISEAHWKRVDGYVRKGVEEGARLATGGGRPEDPALARGHFYRPTVLADVTNDMTVAQEEIFGPVVAIIPFEDEADAIAQANRTRYGLAATVWTQDAARAHRVAAALRAGVVTVNHPFTAFPGQAFGGYKQSGFGRELGLEALELYTEVKSVTVLTSSRPVQPWRV
- a CDS encoding acetyl-CoA C-acyltransferase, coding for MSAPDVVVVDAVRTPVGRHRGALADVRPDDLAALVLKAAVQRTGLDPALIEDVYMGCANQAGEDNRNVARMAVLLAGFPETVAGCTVNRLCGSGLEAIVQAGRAIRAGEGDVFLAGGVESMTRAPLVLPKPDEAYARGDRVMYDTTLGWRMTNPRFPYPFYSMGETAENVAEKYGVSREDQDRFAWLSQQKWKVAHDARRFRDELVPVEVPKREGETVVVDTDEHPRPDTTLEKLAKLPPAFREGGTVTAGNSSGINDGAAAAVLMSAERARALGLKPMARLVAAAVAGVNPDYMGMGPVPATRKALARAGLELDRIDVIEINEAFAAQSLACLWELGLDPLGRDADRVNPNGGAIAIGHPLGASGARIVATLLHELRRRGGRYGLATMCIGVGQGIAAVFERLD